The Haloarchaeobius sp. HME9146 DNA segment TCGACCTGCCATTACGTGTTCGCTCAGCGGTAGTTCGAGCCAGGCAATCGAAGGAGAGAGGGTCATCCCTACGTGACCGGTCTCCGCAAGATTCAGGCGGTCAGGTGTCTGGGCCGTCCCGCTCGACCGAGAGGATGGTCATGGATTCGTCGAACGTGAACCGGAGCGTCGCGTCGTCTGCCCGCACCGTGATGGCGAGCCGCGGTGGGTCCTCCGAGAGGAGTTCCTGGTCGAACTCGCGCCCACGGAGGTAGTAGTTCCACGAGAGGGGCTCGATATCGATGTCGTGGTTGTCGAAGAACGCGATGGTCGCGGGGTGCCAGAGCACGTTGCACCATATCGGGAACCGCCAGATGTGCTTACACGTCTGACAGAGGTACATCGCTATCGACTGCATGGTCGTGTCGCACTGGTCACACAGCCCTGAATCTCCGCTCTCGTGCTCACGACACCAGTCCACCTCGACGGTGGGCTCGCTGGCACATCGAGGACAGACACCCGCGATCATCGAGCGAGTCTCGAGCGTGACTCGGGTGATGGCCGATTCGAACACCGACACCGGGTCGCGTCCGGCGAGCCCAGCTGGTGGGAGGTGGAACTCCGCAAGCTTGCCGGGCCGAGATGGATAGATTCCGTCGCACTCGGTGCACTGGACTGTCAGGGTCTCGTCGTCGTATCTGATGGTGGTCCCAGTCCCGTCGCAGACGGGGCAGATGACACCGATGTGCACCGGGTCCATGGAGGTCTGTTCGACGGCGGTCCCGGCGACGACGGTCTGGACGATCTGTTCGCCGGCGTCGGACAGGACGTACCCGTCGTCCGTCGACTCGACGAAGTGGCCCTCGAGTTTCCCGAGGTGGTAGTTGAAGTTCCCCGAGTCGCGGACGCCGACGTAGTCCATCAGGTTCGAGTAACTGACCGGGCTGGACTCCGGCGGGTCGAACAGTTCCCAGAGCGCTCGCAGGATGTTGAACCGCGTCTCGTTGCCGAGTAACGAGAACGCCTCCTCGGGCAGCAACGACGACGATGGCCCAGTCCCCTCTTCCGACATCTATTCGGAATTTTCTCGAAGCAGGATAATAAATCGCAATACCATCGTGGCCTCTGTGTGTCAATGTCTCTCACACGATTTCAGGACGTGTTCGAGTCCATTATCCTAGACGCCTGACCTTACTTTTCGAACAGCCCCAGGTACGCCCTCGCCCGGTCCTCGTCGAGGTTCCGATGCATGGACCGGCAGAGCGGCACGATATCGTCTCGAACGACCACCTCGAAGCCAGGGGGGAGGCCGTCGGTCTCGGCGCGGTGTATCATCGACTGATACCACTCTGCTGCCTCGATGGAGACGTCGAGCCAGTCGAGGGCTTCGAAGCCAGCCCGGGTCATCGTCTCGTGGAACTCGTCGGGGTGGACCAGCGAGCCGACCGGCCCTTCCGCGGTCAGCGCCATGGGCGTCAGCAGGGGCTCGACGGGCCCTGCGACGACCTCGTGGACGGCGACCCGGCCACCGGGGGCGAGGACTCGATGGAGTTCCGCGGCCAGCCCGGCCTTGTACTCGATGTCGCTGGCCAGATCCTGCAGGAACACGACGTCGAACGTGTCGTCCTCGTACGGGAGGTCGAGGGCGTGCTCGTTGCGGATGGTCACCTGGTCGTCGAGGCCGACGCGCCGGGTGAGTTCGGTTGCAGCGTGGCAGAACGCAGGCGTCAGGTCGACGCCGACGACCTGGCAGCCGAACTCGTCCGCCAGGGCACGGGCGGGACCACCCAGCCCGGCAGCCACGTCGAGGACCAGACTCTCCTCGCCGACGCCCGCGAGCGTGGCCAGTTCGAGGGTCGCCTCGAAGCCCTGTACGTGCAGGTCTTCGAAGACGGTGATGTCGGCGGGTGTGAGGTCGTCGAGGTCACGTCCGGCGGCCGCCAGACTGTCTAACAGTCTCTCGGTGAAAGCTGCGGTTCGCCCGTCCGTCGAGAGTAACTCGTCGTCTCGAATCATTCGGCACACCGCCCCATCGGAGGTGACAGGTATCGCGTCAAAGAGAACAGTCGGCTCGTCTGCGAAGGGTCGTGCTTGGTGGGTCTGAGGCTGCTGGACATTGCGAACTCCTCGGATTTCCGTTACCGGTTCAGTCGCTTGGGGGACATAAACAGATTCTGCGTAGCTGAGTACGGTTGGATATCCAACTATTCTAGAAACGGTCTCAGAACACGTCGAGCGTCGCGTCCAGCATCGTCCGCGCCAGGGCGCTCTGTTCGGGTGCTGGAAACGTCACGACGGGGTCCTTGCCGGAGACCTGCGTCGCGACGCTGGTCAGCTCCTCGAACGGGCGCTCCTCGTCACCGCTTCCGGTCACGGTCACCCAGGCGGTGGTCCGCGTCATGGCGACGAACGCCTCGTTCCGGCGCTGGACGAGCGAGGCGCGTCGGGTCGAGTCGGAGACAGTGTCGACCCCGACGACGTAGACCTGCGGGGCCTGGTTCCCCTTCGCGCGGTTGACCCGTGAGATGGTGACGGCACCAGCCTCGGTGAACACGTCGGGGTCACCGTCCCAGACCAGGTTCGCGTCGATGCCGCGGCGACCCAGGCGGTCGGCGAGTCTGCTCCCGGCAGTTCGGGACTCCCCGACACCGCCCAGGGTGACGACCATGACCTGTGCCGGGTCGAGCTCGCCCTGCCGGAGGTCGCGGGCGATGGCATCGGCGACGAAGTCGAGTTCAGCCCCGCGGTCGGGGAACCGCTCGACCCGGACGAACGGGCGCGCGGCTGGAACCCCTGCGAGTGGATGCGGGCTGTGTTCGGGTGGCCGGCGAAGCGTCACCGGCTCCCCGTACCGCCGGAAGTCACCCTCGATCTCGTAGCCGAGGTCTTCCCAGCCGGACTGGGTCGTCAGCGCCTGGACGGCCCCGGCGTCCCGACAGAGCCCCATCCCGAAGACGTGGGCAAGCAACAGGGCGGGCCGCGGGGTCCGGTAGGCCTTCCGGAGGATGCGGCTCTTCTGGACCCCGCCCTCGTAGGCCCCGCTGAGTTCGACCCTGGGTCGTCCCCGCGAGTCGGTGCCGAATATCTCGGTCGGGCTCGGAGCCGACAGCGACTGCAGGCTCTGTGCCTCGTCGTAGGCCCAGACGAGCCGTTTCGGCGGCCGCAACACCGCGTGACAGAGCCGGAAGAACGCCGGGTCGAAGTCCTGTGCTTCGTCCACGAGAATCGCTTCGTAGCGCTCCTGCGGGTCGCCTTTGTCGAGGACTTCGGCACAGCAGTGATGCAGGAGGTCGCGGTCCGGGTCCCCATCAGTGCCCGAAGGCTCCCCGAACACGTCGTCCTCGTCGCCGGAATCCTCGAACTCGGCACGGGCCTCGCTGTAGGTTCGCGGGTCGACACCGGCAGCCTGTGCGGCCTCGGAGTAGAGCCCGCGGCGGGTCTTGCCGCCCCAGCCGTGCATCACCTGCAACCGGGTCCAGTCCGGGTCGCCGCTGGCGAAGTGCCGGTAGTACCGCCGGATGGTCTCGACGACCGTCTCGTAGAGGCTCCGCGTCTGGAAGGTGACCACGATACGCCAGTCCGGGTGCCGGGCGTGCAACTGGGCTGCCTTGCCCGCCAGCAACACGGTCTTGCCCGAGCCAGCGATGCCCCGAATCTGCTGTGGGCCGTCGGGCACCTGCAGGGTCATCTCCTCCTGCTCGCGGTCGAGTCGCTTCAGCCCCTGTTCGACGTGAGCGGCGAGTTCGGCCTTGGTCTCGCCGTCCGGTTCGTCGCCCGACGCCGGCCCCTCGCGGTCGCCCGAGATGGGCTGTCCGCCGGAGAGTACCGCCCTTGCGGCCCGGAACTCCTCGCCGGTCAGTCCGTCGCCCGGTGTTCGTTCGAGTCGGTCGCGAAGCCCTCCGGGCGTGAGTTCGTCACTGGTGACGACCGGCGGGGCCGATGGGAGGCCACCGAAGCGGTCGTCCCACTCCTCGCGACCGATGTTCGGGAGCGCGACGAAGAAGTGCAGCGGGACGGTGCAGTTCCCCCGGTCGTCGACCAGGCCGGGCTCCTTGCGAAGGTGGCGGACCAGCCGGAAGCCCTGGTCACGGGCCTGTGTGTAGGGTGTCGCACTCGACTGTCGGGTGCCCTGCAGTCGCCAGCGGTCGCCCTCGATGGCCGCGATGTGGTCTGCCTGGTAGCCCTTGCATTCGACGACCACGAGACCGATGTCGCGGTGCAGGAGGAGGAAGTCGACCTCGCGATCGAACGACTCGCCGTTCGGGTCGATGATGGGGTAGCGCCAGTACGCCACGCCCTCATCACCGGGACCGAAGGCTCTCGTGATGGCCTGCCAGACCGACTGCTCGGCATCCGCCCCCGCGTGTCCTGCGGTTTCGCCCGACGCGATGAACTCCACGTCCGCCGACTGGACTCGCAGCCGGGTTATAGTTTCGGGGCTTCGGCCGGGTTCGGGCAGTTCCACGGTGAAGTCATACTCAGCGACTTTCTGATACCTCACCTCGGTGCTTATCTTGAACGGCCCCTAGACCACAGGCAGAGAGACAGTGAACCCACTCGCCGACGCCCGCGGCAACCTTGCCCTCAATGGCGGCATCCTCGTCTTCGCGAGCGTGATGGTCGCGCTGCAGGGCGGGACCAACACCTGGCTGACGCTGGCGATCCTCGTCTCGGGCGTCGGTGCGGTCGCGGCGGCGCTCACGGTCGCGACCGGGCCACTGCCGGCCGCCGCCGCGAAGCCCATCAGCCTCTACGGCGACCGGGGCGAACCGGTCGGCGTGACACCCGGCGGCCCGTCGTACGTCGCGGTCTTCTACTCGCTGTTCACGCTGCCAGCCTCGGTCGCCCACGAACTCGCCCACGCGGTGGGCGTCGTCATCTGCCGGGGTCGCGTCGAGTCGCTGGTCGTGGTCCTCGGCGGCGACGCCTACCTGTCGTTCGAGCCGGGAGTCCACTGGGGTCGGTGGGAACTCGCGCTCGTCAAGGCTGCGCCGGTGCTCCTCGGCGTGGTCGTGTTCCCGGCGGCCAAACTCGCGCTGGCGAGTTCGGGACTCGTGCAGCTGTTCTGGCTCTACGTCGCGGTGACGTTCTGGTTCTCGTCGTTCCCCGACCAGGTGTACGACCTCTGGGATCGGTAGGCTGGAGACAGCTCCGACCAGGCAGCCGGAATCCGTGACCGGACACAAAGTTTTAGCACCGGGCCGTGGGAACCCAGTTCCGATGACGACCACGAGCACGACACTCGACTGGCGTCCCTACGAGGGCGACCCCGAGGCGACGGTCGTCGGTGACCTGCGCGTCTCGTCGACGGTCTCGGACCCGCGCCTCGCCGCCGACCGGGAACTGCTGGTTCACCTCCCGCCGGGCTACGAGGATTCCGGGAAAGCGTATCCCGTCGTCTACATGCACGACGGGCACAACCTGTTCGACGAGGTGGCCAGCTACTCCGGCGAGTGGGAAGTCGACGAGACGATGACGGACCTCCACGAGGAGGGCATCGACGCCATCGTCGTCGGTATCCCGAACGCGGACGACGATCGCCAAATCGAGTACACGCCCTACGCCCATGAGGAGTTAGGTGGTGGCGGCGCAGACGATTACCTCGAAGTCTTGGTCGAGCGGATCAAACCGATGGTCGACGAGGCGTTCCGGACCCGAGAAGAGCCCGAGGCGACCGGCCTGGCCGGCTCCTCGCTCGGCGGGCTGGTGAGCCTGTACGGGTTCTTCGAGTACCCCGATACCTTCGGCTTCGCCGGCGTGTTCAGCCCCGCGTTCTGGTGGACCGAGGGGCAGATATTCGACTACATGGCCGACCAGACCCGGGATTCGGGTCGCATCTACATGGACGTGGGAACGGCCGAAGGTGGCGACGACGAGGACCTGCAGGAGGCCTACGTGACCGACGCGAAACGGATGCGCGACGTGCTCCGGGAACAGGGGTACGACGA contains these protein-coding regions:
- a CDS encoding alpha/beta hydrolase, with the protein product MTTTSTTLDWRPYEGDPEATVVGDLRVSSTVSDPRLAADRELLVHLPPGYEDSGKAYPVVYMHDGHNLFDEVASYSGEWEVDETMTDLHEEGIDAIVVGIPNADDDRQIEYTPYAHEELGGGGADDYLEVLVERIKPMVDEAFRTREEPEATGLAGSSLGGLVSLYGFFEYPDTFGFAGVFSPAFWWTEGQIFDYMADQTRDSGRIYMDVGTAEGGDDEDLQEAYVTDAKRMRDVLREQGYDDSQLEFVLDEDAIHHESAWAKRFPDAMRFLLG
- a CDS encoding cyclopropane-fatty-acyl-phospholipid synthase family protein, which produces MIRDDELLSTDGRTAAFTERLLDSLAAAGRDLDDLTPADITVFEDLHVQGFEATLELATLAGVGEESLVLDVAAGLGGPARALADEFGCQVVGVDLTPAFCHAATELTRRVGLDDQVTIRNEHALDLPYEDDTFDVVFLQDLASDIEYKAGLAAELHRVLAPGGRVAVHEVVAGPVEPLLTPMALTAEGPVGSLVHPDEFHETMTRAGFEALDWLDVSIEAAEWYQSMIHRAETDGLPPGFEVVVRDDIVPLCRSMHRNLDEDRARAYLGLFEK
- a CDS encoding helix-turn-helix domain-containing protein, which encodes MSEEGTGPSSSLLPEEAFSLLGNETRFNILRALWELFDPPESSPVSYSNLMDYVGVRDSGNFNYHLGKLEGHFVESTDDGYVLSDAGEQIVQTVVAGTAVEQTSMDPVHIGVICPVCDGTGTTIRYDDETLTVQCTECDGIYPSRPGKLAEFHLPPAGLAGRDPVSVFESAITRVTLETRSMIAGVCPRCASEPTVEVDWCREHESGDSGLCDQCDTTMQSIAMYLCQTCKHIWRFPIWCNVLWHPATIAFFDNHDIDIEPLSWNYYLRGREFDQELLSEDPPRLAITVRADDATLRFTFDESMTILSVERDGPDT
- a CDS encoding nuclease-related domain-containing DEAD/DEAH box helicase, with protein sequence MEFIASGETAGHAGADAEQSVWQAITRAFGPGDEGVAYWRYPIIDPNGESFDREVDFLLLHRDIGLVVVECKGYQADHIAAIEGDRWRLQGTRQSSATPYTQARDQGFRLVRHLRKEPGLVDDRGNCTVPLHFFVALPNIGREEWDDRFGGLPSAPPVVTSDELTPGGLRDRLERTPGDGLTGEEFRAARAVLSGGQPISGDREGPASGDEPDGETKAELAAHVEQGLKRLDREQEEMTLQVPDGPQQIRGIAGSGKTVLLAGKAAQLHARHPDWRIVVTFQTRSLYETVVETIRRYYRHFASGDPDWTRLQVMHGWGGKTRRGLYSEAAQAAGVDPRTYSEARAEFEDSGDEDDVFGEPSGTDGDPDRDLLHHCCAEVLDKGDPQERYEAILVDEAQDFDPAFFRLCHAVLRPPKRLVWAYDEAQSLQSLSAPSPTEIFGTDSRGRPRVELSGAYEGGVQKSRILRKAYRTPRPALLLAHVFGMGLCRDAGAVQALTTQSGWEDLGYEIEGDFRRYGEPVTLRRPPEHSPHPLAGVPAARPFVRVERFPDRGAELDFVADAIARDLRQGELDPAQVMVVTLGGVGESRTAGSRLADRLGRRGIDANLVWDGDPDVFTEAGAVTISRVNRAKGNQAPQVYVVGVDTVSDSTRRASLVQRRNEAFVAMTRTTAWVTVTGSGDEERPFEELTSVATQVSGKDPVVTFPAPEQSALARTMLDATLDVF